A window of Candidatus Omnitrophota bacterium genomic DNA:
AAAAGGACGCATATTAGCAAGAATTGATTGAACTTCCCCTCACCCTAACCCTCTCCCAGAGGGCGAGGGAATGGAATTGCGTTAATTTACGCCTTAACTTAATGACATTGGGTTAGGAGGGGGTTGTCTCGCGTCCAATAAAATCAACCCCCCTCTAACTCCCCCCAAACTTGGGGGGAGAATTAAAAGAGAGAATTTACTAATTTTGCAAGAGCCTCATTTGAATCCAATAGGATAACGATTCCGCGCGTACCGGCGTTATATATTTTCCACCTACAAGAGACGAGACGGCCAACCGGCCGCCTCGTCGAATCGTTGAAATCAACGCCAGCGTAAAAAAAACGGCTTTTAATAATCGGCGGTTTCATACCGCGTCAGCATATCGCTCAGAAGCCCCATTTTCTCTTCCAACGAATGCCGATCCGAACGCCCGCGAGCCAATTCGAGGTCTTCGACGACTCTCATGGCTTCCTCCGCCAAGGGATCGGTGGCTTCGGAGAATACGCGCCGCGCTTTAAACAACAAGTTGTCGATCTCATTGGTAAAATCTTCGTCTTTTCGCACTTGCAGCATCTTAGCGATGCGTTCCTGGGCTTCCTGGGTCAGTTTTTTTACGTCTTGATCCGACAGGCGATTATCGGTGGCCACGACCGTGATGCTGACTTCCTGGTCGGTAGTAAGGTCTTTGGCGGTTGCTTCGAGAATCCGGTCCTGATTCAGCCGGAAAGTGACTTCGATGCGGGGGACTCCGCGCGGGGCGGGCGGGATGCCCTCGATGCGCAGCATGTCCAGAAACGTATTGGCGGAAGCGACCATCTCTTCTCCTTCATAAATGGGGAAGCTGATGGCGGATTGAAAGTCGCGCGTCGTCGTGAAGAGGTCTCTCGCTTCCGTCGGATAGGTGGAATTGCGCTCGATCAGAACGCCGTATCGGTCGTCGGCGAGTCCTACGCCGAGAGAGAAGGGAGTCAAGTGGACGATGACCGGCCCGTCTTTGTTGACGGCGTCGGCGGCGGTGTATTCAAGTTCGCTGTCCAGCGGCGCCAGGATGGAGGCTTGAATGGCCGCGCCCAAAGCGACGCATTCGTCCGGGCTGACGTCTTTTCTCGGTTCCTTGGCGACGATTTTATGCACCAGTTCCTGCACTGCCGGAATCCGGGTGCTTCCGCCGACCAGCAGCACGTTGGAGATGTCGTCCGGCGTCAGGCCGGCGTCCGCAATGGCTTCCTGGCTTGGAGTGATGGTCATTTCCAGTAAATCGTGAATTAAACTGATTAGCGTCGCCCGCGTCAGTTCTTCCGCCAAGGTGATTG
This region includes:
- a CDS encoding Hsp70 family protein; this encodes MPRILGIDLGTTNSVVAYMEGDKPHIIPNELGDRITPSVVYFGEDGSVLVGKKARRAAGLNPDRSVFSIKRHMGTGYRVEIDGKAYTPQEISASILQKMKFDAEQYLGEECPQAVITVPAYFTDAQRQATRDAGQIAGFHVRRIIDEPTAAAISYGLDKESDQILMVYDLGGGTFDVSIIEMVGGVFQVLSIKGNNHLGGDDFDRRVVEYLLERFKQKEGIDLSNDKKALFRLREAAQEAKIDLSGVTKTEIIIEALAMTQRGPITLAEELTRATLISLIHDLLEMTITPSQEAIADAGLTPDDISNVLLVGGSTRIPAVQELVHKIVAKEPRKDVSPDECVALGAAIQASILAPLDSELEYTAADAVNKDGPVIVHLTPFSLGVGLADDRYGVLIERNSTYPTEARDLFTTTRDFQSAISFPIYEGEEMVASANTFLDMLRIEGIPPAPRGVPRIEVTFRLNQDRILEATAKDLTTDQEVSITVVATDNRLSDQDVKKLTQEAQERIAKMLQVRKDEDFTNEIDNLLFKARRVFSEATDPLAEEAMRVVEDLELARGRSDRHSLEEKMGLLSDMLTRYETADY